CCTTTTGTTTGCACCCGGCGGCAAAGCCGCAACACTGCACCTGCATCCGCATGAAGCATCCGATCGTATTCGCAGCGCTCTTTTCCGGGTCGGCGGCGCTTGCCGCGAACACCCCGGCCGAGCTCTTCCAGATGAACTGCTCCGCCTGCCACGCGGTGGACCACATGCTGGTAGGGCCTTCCCTCGTGGAAATCTCCGGTCTCTACCGCGACAATCCGGATGACTTTGTGAAATGGTGCATCCAGCCGCAGCACAAGCGTGAGGGCGTGGTGGAGATGCCCTCCATGACGCACTTGGGCGAGCCCGCCCTGCGCGAGCTTCACCAGTACGTGATCGCCGCCGCTGCCGGGAAGACCGAGCTGAAAAAGGGCGATGGCGACCCTTTCACTCCGCCCCGCGAGATGGTCCGCCGCCCGCAGGTGCAGCGGATTTTCCTTCCGGATGCCTCGCCTGCGGCCATCGCGGTCGCTCTTCCCGGAGACCTTTCCTATTGTTTCGATGCTGGCGAATGCCGCCTCCGTTACGTGTGGAAGGGCGGCTTCATTGTCGGCACCCCCTACTGGAAGGCGAATGGCAGCTCTCTCGCCAAATTGGATGGCGATGTCGTTTACAGGGAAACTGAATTTCCTGTCGCCTTCGAAGGTGAATCGAAACACCCCGAACTGAAGTTCCACGGCTACCGTGTGAGCAAGGAGGGCATCCCTACCTTCAGCTATAGCCGCGATGGCGTCGCATGGCAGGAAACGATCCTGCCGCTCCCTGACGGATCCGGCATCGAGCGCCGCTTTGAAAGCACGGGCGGCAGGCCCCTTGCGGTTCGAACTGTCTCCGGAATCAGCGTGAGTTCGAGCACCGGCACCGGTTCCATCGGTGCCCCCGAAGCAAAATCCTTCACCCTTACCTATCGCTGGAAATGATACGGCATCTCTCGTACTTCGCTGCGCTCGGCATGGC
This portion of the Luteolibacter luteus genome encodes:
- a CDS encoding c-type cytochrome, with product MKHPIVFAALFSGSAALAANTPAELFQMNCSACHAVDHMLVGPSLVEISGLYRDNPDDFVKWCIQPQHKREGVVEMPSMTHLGEPALRELHQYVIAAAAGKTELKKGDGDPFTPPREMVRRPQVQRIFLPDASPAAIAVALPGDLSYCFDAGECRLRYVWKGGFIVGTPYWKANGSSLAKLDGDVVYRETEFPVAFEGESKHPELKFHGYRVSKEGIPTFSYSRDGVAWQETILPLPDGSGIERRFESTGGRPLAVRTVSGISVSSSTGTGSIGAPEAKSFTLTYRWK